The window TGGCTGGTACGATAGCTAGCGGTGAAATTACAACTTAAATTACTGCAAACCAATCACCACGAAAGCCTCATGGCCTTTCCATGTGATAGGTATTACGTATATCGATACGCCTTGCACCATTTTTAGTTCTCCGGGCATTCCTTCAAAAACGACAGGAACCGAAATCATAAAGTTAGTTCCCAAATTAGCCCTTATATTTCCAGCGACGACATTGGAAATCTCTCCAGCCATGTCCAGTATATCCGCTTTTGAAGGCTCATCTATTCCAATAAATATATTGATGAGGTCCTCAAACATTTCGCGATTTGCAGAGATGTAAACAAATCCCTTCTTGCTGCCGGAGATGCCGATCATTCCAGTAAAATCCTTGAGGATCAGTTCATCCGTATCCTTCAGATAGGGTACTTCGATCTTTGAGTCAACCTCAGTGAGATGCTTAAAGTA of the Cytophagales bacterium genome contains:
- a CDS encoding chemotaxis protein CheX, encoding MTTNKEEFEATCNLFINSVSNYFKHLTEVDSKIEVPYLKDTDELILKDFTGMIGISGSKKGFVYISANREMFEDLINIFIGIDEPSKADILDMAGEISNVVAGNIRANLGTNFMISVPVVFEGMPGELKMVQGVSIYVIPITWKGHEAFVVIGLQ